The DNA segment CGACACGGTTCTTCCGGTCCGGAATCGCCGACGGACTCGCCACCTGGTTCGAGGCCGACGCAACCGATCGCTCGGACGGCGACAACGTCGTCGGCGGCAAGCCGACGCGCGCCGGCCACCGCCTGGCCAGCCTCTGTTACGAGACGCTGCGCGAACACGGCCAATCCGCGGTCGACGCGGTCGAGCGCGACGCCGTCACCGAGAGCGTCGAGGCCGTCACCGAGGCGAACACGCTATTGAGCGGGCTGGGCTTCGAGAGCGGCGGGCTTGCGGCAGCCCACTCGATCCACAACGGACTGACCCAGCTCGAAGCCACCCACGACGCGACCCACGGCGAGAAGGTCAACATCGGAACGATCACACAGCTCGTCCTCGAAGGTCGCGAGGACGCCTTCATCGAGGATTACGTCGAGTTCTCCCGGGAGATCGGTCTGCCGGTCGCGCTGTCCGATATCGGCCTGGACGACCCCACCGACGAGCAGCTCGACGTCGTCGCCGAAGCCGCCTGTGACCCCGAGGAGACGATCCACAACCAGCCCTTCGAGGTCACCCCGCCGATGGTCCGCGACGCCCTGAAGACCGTCGACGAGATCGCCGAACGCGTTCGATAGCCACACTCCCATTCCGTTCTCCGATTTTTCCGTCTCCTGTCACGAAAGTGTCCGAACACACCCGCCTATTTATCATATTAGATCATAATATATAGTGAGCCATGAGAGCAGCACGACTCCACGAGTATACCGAGAACATGAGCGAGGGGCTGACGATCGACGAGATCGACCGGCCGGAGATAACGCGGTCGGACGAAGTGATCGTCGAGGTAGAGGGCGCGGGCTGGTGTCAGACGGACAATCACATCATCGAGGGGATGTGGGAACAGTACGTTCCCCAGTCGCTGCCGATGACGCTCGGACACGAGAACGCCGGGATCGTCGCCGAGACAGGTGAGGAGGTCGAGATCGTCGAGGAGGGCGATCCGGTCATCTGTCACCCGGTCCAGACCTGTGGGACCTGCCGGGCCTGCCGGCAGGGCGAGACGATGTACTGCG comes from the Halapricum desulfuricans genome and includes:
- a CDS encoding glycerol dehydrogenase, yielding MSQVFKSPAAYVQGRGVADEIGTHAVSLGENALLLADEIVLGLVEDRVLGSLEDAGMDASSVEFQGEASEAEVDRITEIVRDRGADVVIGAGGGKALDTAKAVRENLEGGAMVSMPTVASTDAPTSALSVIYSEHGEFEEYWFYNEHPDLVLVDTDVVSDAPTRFFRSGIADGLATWFEADATDRSDGDNVVGGKPTRAGHRLASLCYETLREHGQSAVDAVERDAVTESVEAVTEANTLLSGLGFESGGLAAAHSIHNGLTQLEATHDATHGEKVNIGTITQLVLEGREDAFIEDYVEFSREIGLPVALSDIGLDDPTDEQLDVVAEAACDPEETIHNQPFEVTPPMVRDALKTVDEIAERVR